In Prunus dulcis chromosome 2, ALMONDv2, whole genome shotgun sequence, a single genomic region encodes these proteins:
- the LOC117619757 gene encoding receptor-like serine/threonine-protein kinase At4g25390, with protein MRQIPQSPSPAAPQPQPLGTSHLLQPVSAATAAAFSLLLFLVVCCRKITRKRTSPESDSKPPHRLSYSVLRRATDSFSPERRLGQGGFGSVFFGTLPHTRQDVAVKVMDSGSLQGEREFQNELFLASKLDSPLVVSVLGFSSDPKRRRMLLVYEFMSNGNLQDALLHRKCPELMDWRKRFSIAVDIAKGLRYLHGLDPPVIHGDVKPSNVLLDRNFSVKIADFGLARLKSESQVVIDVCKINNGVEGKKEELETNGGCDYGSVVEETESVATTGFEEFNVGVDQSPENLAKLPISPETSVTPPSPVSPEGDFDKGSLDDGGKQRVNKDWWWRQDSGGVKDYVMEWIGKEIGNDRPIGTTASSSSEMVGNCEKKKKKKKKDRKRLEWWISMDEEKIAKNSNKEKRRPAREWWKEEYCDELEKKKKKKKDKKQPKGMSFDENEDHYWPDDEELYVESKKKKSRSKSWGSMSSIDWWLDGMRRNNSHDSGEIPKSGGISSTPSMRGTVCYVAPEYGYGGDPSEKCDVYSFGVLLLVVIAGRRPLQVSNSPLSEFQKANLLSWARHLARAGKLVDLVDKSIHSLVREEAILCITVALVCLQKVPSRRPSMKEVVGMLTGELEPPKLPPELTTSAKARFPFKSHTKVR; from the coding sequence ATGCGCCAAATCCCTCAATCCCCATCCCCCGCAGCtccccaaccccaacccctCGGCACCAGTCACCTCCTTCAACCTGTCTCCGCCGCCACGGCCGCCGCCTTTTCGCTTCTCCTCTTCCTTGTAGTTTGCTGTCGCAAGATCACCCGGAAGCGAACCTCCCCGGAATCCGACTCCAAGCCTCCCCACCGCCTCTCCTACTCCGTCCTCCGCCGCGCCACCGATTCTTTCTCCCCCGAGCGCCGCCTCGGCCAAGGCGGCTTCGGCTCCGTCTTCTTCGGTACCCTCCCCCACACCCGCCAAGATGTCGCCGTCAAGGTCATGGACTCTGGCTCGCTCCAGGGCGAGCGCGAGTTCCAGAACGAGCTCTTCTTGGCCTCCAAGCTCGACTCGCCGCTTGTAGTTTCCGTCCTCGGATTCTCCTCCGACCCCAAACGACGACGTATGCTGCTGGTGTACGAGTTCATGAGTAACGGGAATTTGCAGGATGCTCTCTTGCATCGGAAGTGCCCTGAATTGATGGACTGGAGAAAAAGGTTCTCGATTGCGGTTGATATAGCCAAAGGGTTGAGGTATCTGCATGGGTTGGACCCGCCTGTTATTCATGGTGATGTGAAGCCCAGTAATGTTCTGCTGGACCGCAACTTCTCAGTCAAGATTGCCGATTTTGGGCTTGCCAGGTTGAAATCGGAGAGTCAGGTAGTGATTGATGTGTGCAAGATCAATAATGGGGTAGaggggaagaaggaggagcTGGAGACTAATGGTGGATGTGACTATGGGTCTGTGGTTGAGGAAACTGAGAGTGTGGCAACTACTGGGTTTGAGGAGTTCAATGTCGGTGTTGATCAGTCGCCGGAGAATCTAGCAAAGCTTCCAATTTCGCCGGAGACGTCGGTGACGCCACCGTCTCCGGTGTCCCCAGAAGGAGATTTTGATAAGGGTAGTTTGGATGACGGAGGGAAACAGAGAGTGAATAAAGATTGGTGGTGGAGACAGGACAGTGGGGGTGTCAAGGACTATGTGATGGAGTGGATTGGAAAAGAGATTGGGAATGATAGGCCCATTGGAACCACAGCTTCGTCCAGCAGTGAAATGGTTGGGAATTgcgagaagaagaagaagaagaagaagaaggatagAAAGAGATTGGAGTGGTGGATATCAATGGACGAGGAAAAGattgcaaaaaattcaaacaaggAGAAGAGAAGGCCTGCGAGGGAATGGTGGAAGGAGGAGTATTGTGATGAActtgaaaagaagaagaagaaaaagaaggacaAGAAGCAACCAAAAGGAATGAGCTTTGATGAGAATGAGGATCACTATTGGCCGGACGACGAAGAATTGTATGTGGAGagtaagaagaagaagagtagGAGCAAGAGTTGGGGCAGTATGAGTAGTATTGATTGGTGGTTGGATGGAATGAGACGAAATAATAGCCATGATTCTGGGGAAATTCCCAAGAGTGGTGGCATTAGTAGTACTCCGAGCATGAGAGGGACAGTGTGTTATGTTGCCCCGGAATATGGTTATGGTGGTGATCCTTCTGAGAAGTGTGATGTTTATAGTTTTGGGGTCTTATTATTGGTTGTTATAGCCGGAAGGCGGCCACTGCAGGTAAGCAATTCGCCTCTATCCGAGTTCCAAAAGGCGAATTTGTTGTCGTGGGCTCGCCATCTTGCCCGTGCAGGGAAGCTTGTTGATCTTGTAGATAAGTCCATTCATTCTTTGGTTCGAGAAGAAGCGATCCTTTGCATCACTGTGGCATTGGTTTGCTTGCAAAAGGTGCCTTCTCGCCGGCCCTCAATGAAAGAGGTTGTGGGGATGCTGACGGGTGAGTTGGAACCACCCAAACTACCGCCTGAATTAACCACTTCAGCTAAGGCACGCTTCCCATTTAAGTCCCATACAAAGGTCCGGTGA
- the LOC117620029 gene encoding transcription factor bHLH36-like: MFPNFYHPNDQSKDLEFQISSNDPHQEDMMQIEDLVPGHEVLPEGSDPSHNNKKMGKGKQQQQHMILFAHPDNNEANPSDVKVERKIMRRDNERQRRQLMAVLNASLRSLLPHELIKGKRSISEHMNEAVNYITHMKRKIQELNAKKEKLRRLYEYDSSAQEFGLENETLGHDLVNSVTNIMVRPTCLGGVEVVISSSCSEDEGLPLSRVLKLLLAEGLCVVECASTRVNERVFHTIQSEVDDLECVLDLSELQLKLNLQI; encoded by the exons ATGTTTCCTAATTTTTATCATCCTAATGATCAAAGCAAGGATTTGGAATTTCAAATCTCTTCCAATGATCCCCACCAAGAAGATATGATGCAAATAGAAGATCTGGTGCCGGGTCATGAGGTTTTGCCAGAGGGAAGCGATCCATCccataataataagaaaatgggaaaaggcaagcagcaacagcaacatATGATATTATTTGCTCATCCGGACAATAATGAAGCAAATCCTAGTGATGTAAAGGTTGAAAGGAAGATCATGCGTAGGGACAACGAGCGCCAAAGAAGACAACTTATGGCAGTTCTAAATGCATCTCTTCGATCCCTCCTCCCTCATGAATTGATCAAG GGAAAGCGTTCAATCTCCGAGCACATGAACGAGGCGGTGAATTATATAACTCACATGAAGAGGAAGATCCAAGAATTGAATGctaagaaagaaaagcttaGAAGGTTGTATGAATATGATTCTAGTGCACAAGAGTTTGGTCTAGAAAATGAAACTTTGGGTCATGATTTGGTTAACTCCGTGACCAATATCATGGTTAGGCCAACTTGTTTGGGGGGAGTGGAGGTTGTGATAAGTAGTAGCTGCAGCGAGGATGAAGGGTTGCCTCTTTCAAGAGTGCTGAAATTGTTGCTTGCTGAAGGCCTTTGTGTTGTTGAGTGTGCTTCCACGAGAGTAAACGAAAGGGTCTTTCACACTATTCAGAGTGAG GTCGACGATTTGGAATGTGTACTGGATTTGTCTGAGTTGCAACTGAAACTAAATTTGCAAATCTGA
- the LOC117618435 gene encoding transcription factor bHLH36-like, producing the protein MMFPLHQGKKLVFQTSSNPPQKHTISEDRILGHAISTGKSRRRKLVAAFNYDMIDQNSNDHNKKKKMMMHRENERQRRQEMGTLHASLRSLLPLEFIKGKRSISDHMNEAVNYIKHLQSRIKRLDAKRAELKKCSNIISTTGTDHGATTGSSDGRSPSCLTVHPCCGGVQIVISSRGFISTKDGLSLSFSISRVLEVLLEQGLAVVSCVSSKGNDRLLHTIQCEVNDLESIDLSGLEQKLAELVSPFSSRYINSKLRAEEVLPLLTHAISSVVNHGWALPLEASIRNK; encoded by the exons ATGATGTTTCCTTTACACCAAGGCAAGAAGCTGGTCTTTCAGACTTCATCTAATCCTCCCCAAAAGCACACAATTTCAGAAGATCGGATTCTTGGACATGCCATTAGCACAGGGAAAAGCCGCCGGCGGAAATTAGTAGCTGCTTTCAACTATGACATGATTGATCAGAATTCGAATGATcataacaagaagaagaagatgatgatgcaTAGGGAAAACGAAAGACAAAGAAGGCAAGAAATGGGTACCCTACATGCCTCACTCAGATCCCTACTTCCTCTTGAATTTATCAAG GGAAAGCGTTCGATATCTGACCACATGAACGAGGCTGTGAACTATATAAAACACCTTCAGAGTAGGATCAAGAGATTAGATGCCAAGAGAGCTGAATTGAAGAAATGTTCCAATATAATTAGCACCACTGGCACTGACCATGGGGCTACTACTGGAAGCTCCGATGGGCGTTCGCCAAGCTGTTTGACGGTCCACCCATGTTGTGGTGGAGTGCAAATCGTGATCAGTTCTAGGGGCTTCATATCTACAAAAGATGGCTTATCCTTGTCCTTCTCTATCTCAAGGGTTCTGGAAGTGCTGCTTGAACAAGGGCTTGCTGTTGTTAGCTGTGTTTCCTCCAAAGGAAATGACAGACTTCTTCATACTATCCAGTGCGAG GTAAATGATCTTGAAAGTATTGATCTTTCTGGCCTGGAGCAGAAACTAGCCGAACTAGTGTCTCCATTTTCATCCAGAT ATATTAATTCTAAGTTGAGAGCAGAGGAAGTGCTGCCTCTGCTCACCCATGCAATTAGTTCAGTGGTAAATCATGGATGGGCCTTGCCCCTTGAGGCTTCAATCCGAAACAAATAG
- the LOC117618436 gene encoding transcription factor bHLH120-like: MDVGMFNNINTGDQQRKSSLALTLDSAENQDKSNDDGKKKMMHREIEKKRRQEMAALYASLRSVLPLEYIKGKRSLAEHMNEAVNYIKHLQTRIKVLGRRRDELKIGTSSLPSLSASSSTSSTSPRVAVHPCFGGVEIVISRGGSVEQGLVLSRLLKILLGQGLTVISCATTQVNERLVYTIQSEVSDPAWGDFSGLQQILTESLTRFSN, from the exons ATGGATGTCGGCATGTTCAATAACATTAATACCGGAGACCAGCAGAGAAAATCATCATTAGCATTGACTTTAGACAGTGCAGAAAATCAAGACAAGTCTAATGATgatggaaaaaagaagatgatgcacagagaaattgaaaagaagCGAAGGCAAGAAATGGCCGCCCTTTATGCATCACTTAGATCCGTACTCCCTCTCGAATATATCAAG GGAAAGCGTTCGTTGGCGGAACATATGAACGAAGCTGTGAATTATATCAAACACCTACAAACGAGGATCAAAGTACTTGGCCGCCGAAGAGATGAGCTAAAGATCGGGACGTCTTCGTTGCCCAGTTTGAGTGCTAGCTCATCAACTTCTTCAACAAGTCCTCGAGTTGCAGTGCACCCTTGCTTTGGTGGCGTTGAGATTGTGATAAGTAGGGGTGGCTCTGTGGAGCAAGGTTTGGTCCTATCAAGATTGCTAAAAATACTGCTTGGACAAGGGCTTACTGTAATCAGCTGTGCTACCACCCAAGTTAACGAAAGGCTTGTCTACACCATCCAATCTGAG GTTAGCGATCCGGCGTGGGGAGACTTTTCTGGATTGCAGCAGATTCTGACTGAATCATTGACTAGATTTTCTAATTAA
- the LOC117618438 gene encoding PTI1-like tyrosine-protein kinase At3g15890, with the protein MPWNCFCCCSVSQDQEEPAETSRVHKNRDYPWDIYSLKDLLHATNSFHHDNKIGEGGFGSVYWGRTSKGVEIAVKRLKTMSAKAEMEFAVEVEILGRVRHRNLLGLRGFYAGGEERLIVYDYMPNHSLITHLHGQLAADCLLDWPRRMSIAIGSAEGLSYLHHEANPHIIHRDIKASNVLLDTEFKAKVADFGFAKLIPDGVTHLTTRVKGTLGYLAPEYAMWGKVSESCDVYSFGILLLEIISGKKPIEKLPGGVKRDIVQWVTPYVQKGLFNQIADSRLKGKFDREQVKSTVLIAMKCTDNSSDNRPTMVEVVAWLKGGIRRRKKEITNHVEETEDEEEVYDETDTDHENYGMEQSDTRKNITRARSQRR; encoded by the exons ATGCCCTGGAACTGCTTTTGCTGTTGCAGCGTCTCTCAAGATCAAGAGGAACCAGCTGAGACCAG TAGGGTGCACAAGAATAGGGATTACCCGTGGGATATATATTCCCTCAAGGACCTTCTTCATGCCACAAACAGCTTCCACCATGACAACAAAATTGGAGAAGGAGGGTTTGGAAGTGTTTATTGGGGTCGAACAAGTAAAGGCGTCGAG ATAGCTGTGAAACGACTAAAGACGATGAGTGCAAAGGCAGAGATGGAGTTTGCAGTGGAAGTTGAAATACTCGGAAGGGTGAGGCATAGAAACTTGTTAGGCCTGCGGGGATTTTATGCCGGTGGTGAGGAAAGGCTCATAGTGTACGATTACATGCCTAATCATAGCTTGATCACCCATTTGCATGGCCAACTTGCAGCAGATTGCCTTCTTGATTGGCCAAGACGAATGAGCATCGCCATTGGATCAGCTGAAGGTCTATC GTACCTGCATCATGAGGCCAATCCTCATATAATTCACAGAGACATAAAGGCCAGCAACGTGCTTCTAGACACTGAATTTAAAGCAAAAGTCGCTGATTTTGGATTTGCAAAGCTGATCCCGGATGGTGTAACTCATCTGACTACTAGGGTAAAGGGAACTCTTGGATATCTAGCTCCTGAATATGCCATGTGGGGTAAAGTTTCTGAGAGCTGTGATGTTTACAGCTTTGGGATTTTGCTCTTAGAAATAATTAGCGGAAAAAAGCCGATAGAGAAACTCCCCGGCGGAGTGAAACGTGACATTGTTCAATGGGTCACCCCTTATGTCCAAAAGGGTTTATTTAATCAAATTGCAGATTCAAGGTTGAAGGGCAAGTTTGATCGAGAACAAGTTAAGTCGACGGTCCTGATTGCCATGAAATGCACTGATAACAGTTCTGATAATCGACCCACCATGGTAGAAGTGGTGGCTTGGCTTAAGGGTGGTataagaagaaggaaaaaagagatCACAAATCATGTGGAGGAGActgaggatgaagaagaagtatACGACGAAACCGACACCGATCATGAAAATTATGGTATGGAGCAATCTGATACCAGAAAGAATATTACAAGGGCTAGATCACAAAGGAGATGA
- the LOC117620218 gene encoding glycosyltransferase family 64 protein C4-like, whose translation MSAIIGMRDAGPTGAVASAIAAADMNGGIYSPAKEKAAARGVYTGRSQLIRRLRSLVCAAKLKLVVCVVIFSVVVLVTSSRLSSVMGWVPPHPNPTTSSRGGGYTVLMNTWKRSSALKQSIGHYASCGGVEAIHVVWTDSEPPSESMKYHLEKMAFSKSQAAKKPNFKFSMSQDDDLNNRFKPIQDLRSDAIFSVDDDVKVPCSTLDFAFTVWQSAPNTMVGFVPRMHWLDKEKSGVEKYTYGGWWSVWWMGTYSLLLPKAAFFHRNYLNLYTNNMPSSIRDYVTRERNCEDIAMSLLVANATGAPPIWVKGKTYEIGSSGMSSMKRHSNRRNKCLNDFISLFGRMPLVSTNVKAVDTRLEWFW comes from the exons ATGTCCGCGATCATTGGCATGCGCGACGCCGGGCCGACCGGTGCAGTGGCCTCAGCCATAGCCGCAGCCGACATGAACGGCGGAATCTACTCTCCGGCTAAGGAGAAAGCCGCCGCCAGAGGCGTCTACACCGGCCGCTCCCAGCTCATTCGGCGGCTCCGAAGCCTGGTCTGCGCGGCTAAGCTCAAGCTCGTTGTGTGCGTTGTCATCTTCTCCGTCGTCGTTTTGGTCACCTCCTCCAGGCTTAGTTCTGTGATGGGTTGGGTCCCTCCCCACCCTAACCCCACCACCAGTTCTAG AGGTGGTGGATATACGGTGCTTATGAACACATGGAAGCGAAGCTCAGCTTTGAAGCAATCAATTGGGCACTATGCGTCATGTGGTGGCGTTGAAGCAATTCATGTGGTGTGGACGGACAGCGAACCACCCTCAGAATCTATGAAATACCATCTCGAAAAGATGGCATTTTCAAAGTCACAAGCAGCGAAAAAACCCAACTTTAAGTTTAGCATGAGCCAAGACGACGATTTGAACAATCGGTTTAAGCCAATTCAGGACCTTAGATCAGACGCCATATTCTctgttgatgatgatgtaaAAGTCCCCTGTTCCACTTTGGATTTTGCTTTCACGGTCTGGCAATCTGCACCCAACACTATGGTTGGGTTTGTTCCTCGCATGCATTGGCTTGATAAGGAG AAGAGTGGCGTAGAGAAATATACGTATGGGGGGTGGTGGTCCGTTTGGTGGATGGGCACATATAGTCTGCTTCTTCCCAAAGCTGCATTCTTTCATAGGAACTACTTGAATTTGTATACCAACAATATGCCCTCATCTATCCGTGACTATGTCACCAGGGAGAG AAACTGTGAAGATATTGCTATGTCATTGCTTGTCGCTAATGCCACCGGTGCTCCTCCAATTTGGGTGAAAG GGAAGACGTATGAGATTGGATCATCTGGAATGAGCAGCATGAAAAGGCACAGCAACAGGAGGAACAAGTGCCTCAACGATTTCATCTCCCTATTCGGAAGAATGCCGCTTGTATCAACCAACGTTAAGGCTGTAGATACGAGGCTTGAATGGTTCTGGTAA